One segment of Aulosira sp. FACHB-615 DNA contains the following:
- a CDS encoding aspartate-semialdehyde dehydrogenase: MSKTYRVAILGATGAVGTELLELLESRNFPLAELKLLASERSAGRSLKFKGEDLIVEPVSDRALENVDLVLASAGGSTSKKWAPVAVAKGAVVIDNSSAFRMNPQVPLVVPEVNPQAAAAHQGIIANPNCTTILMTVAIWPLHQIQPIKRIIAATYQSASGAGAKAMAEVKTQAAAILQGQEPVAEVLPYPLAFNLFPHNTPINDFGYCEEEMKMVNETRKIFGTQEIRISATCVRVPVLRAHSEAINLEFETPFSPDTAREILSNAPGVKLVEDWRANHFPMPIEATGRDEVLVGRIRQDISHPCGLELWLCGDQIRKGAALNAVQIAELLVEKNLLTSAAAYASQ; encoded by the coding sequence TTGTCTAAAACATATCGTGTAGCTATTTTGGGTGCGACTGGTGCTGTTGGTACAGAGTTGCTGGAATTATTAGAAAGCCGAAATTTTCCATTGGCGGAATTAAAATTACTAGCATCTGAACGCAGCGCGGGGCGATCGCTTAAATTTAAAGGAGAAGATTTAATAGTAGAACCAGTTAGCGATCGCGCTCTGGAAAATGTAGATTTAGTGTTAGCCAGTGCTGGTGGTTCCACATCGAAAAAATGGGCTCCCGTGGCCGTTGCAAAAGGCGCAGTCGTCATTGATAACTCCAGTGCTTTTCGGATGAACCCCCAAGTGCCTTTAGTTGTGCCGGAAGTGAATCCCCAAGCCGCAGCCGCCCATCAAGGCATCATCGCCAATCCCAACTGCACAACAATTTTGATGACAGTGGCAATTTGGCCCTTACATCAAATCCAACCGATCAAACGGATTATTGCCGCCACCTATCAATCAGCCAGTGGTGCTGGTGCCAAAGCAATGGCAGAAGTGAAGACGCAAGCTGCTGCTATTCTCCAAGGACAAGAACCAGTTGCAGAAGTTCTGCCTTATCCTTTAGCATTTAACTTATTTCCTCACAATACCCCGATCAATGATTTTGGGTACTGTGAAGAAGAAATGAAAATGGTGAATGAAACGCGGAAGATTTTTGGCACCCAAGAAATTAGGATTAGTGCCACTTGTGTACGGGTTCCCGTACTTCGCGCCCATTCCGAAGCCATTAACCTAGAATTTGAAACTCCATTTAGCCCAGATACCGCCAGAGAAATCTTAAGTAATGCGCCAGGGGTAAAACTAGTAGAAGATTGGCGGGCAAATCATTTCCCCATGCCCATAGAAGCAACTGGCCGGGATGAAGTGTTAGTGGGGAGAATTCGTCAGGATATATCTCATCCCTGTGGCTTAGAACTGTGGCTTTGTGGTGATCAAATCCGCAAAGGTGCAGCTTTAAACGCCGTGCAGATTGCAGAATTATTAGTGGAAAAAAATCTGCTCACCTCAGCAGCAGCTTATGCTTCTCAGTAG
- the dapA gene encoding 4-hydroxy-tetrahydrodipicolinate synthase — protein MGDFGRVLTAMITPFKPDGSVNYGVAAELAAHLANNGTDTLVVCGTTGESPTLTWEEEYQLFLEILQAVSGKAKVIAGCGSNSTKEAIAATQKAAKIGVHGTLQVVPYYNKPPQAGLYQHFQAIAQACPETPVLLYNVPGRTGQNLSAETVAKLAEIDNIVGIKEASGNLDQASEIRRLTSQEFQIYAGDDSLTLPLLALGATGVVSVASHLVGNQLQQMIQAFSAGKIAEARDIHLQLFPLFKALFITTNPIPIKQALKLQGWEVGSTRPPLCDADSEISQKLEAVLQKLNLI, from the coding sequence GTGGGAGATTTTGGTAGAGTTTTAACCGCTATGATCACACCGTTTAAACCAGACGGTAGTGTGAACTATGGTGTAGCGGCAGAACTAGCAGCGCATCTAGCTAACAACGGAACAGATACGTTGGTGGTATGCGGTACAACAGGAGAATCCCCAACCCTAACTTGGGAGGAGGAATACCAGCTATTTTTGGAAATATTGCAGGCTGTGTCCGGCAAAGCCAAAGTTATAGCAGGATGTGGTTCCAATTCCACCAAAGAAGCGATCGCAGCAACCCAAAAGGCGGCTAAAATAGGAGTACACGGTACATTACAAGTTGTACCTTATTACAATAAACCGCCCCAAGCTGGTCTATATCAACATTTTCAGGCAATTGCCCAAGCTTGCCCTGAAACCCCCGTGTTGTTATATAACGTTCCTGGTCGTACCGGTCAAAATCTCAGTGCCGAAACCGTTGCCAAATTAGCAGAAATTGATAATATTGTTGGAATAAAAGAAGCCAGTGGTAATTTAGACCAGGCAAGTGAAATCCGTCGCTTGACATCACAAGAATTTCAGATTTACGCTGGAGATGATTCCCTTACCTTGCCCTTGTTAGCACTGGGGGCAACAGGAGTAGTCAGTGTGGCTTCTCATCTGGTAGGAAACCAACTACAGCAGATGATTCAAGCTTTTAGTGCGGGAAAAATTGCAGAAGCTAGAGACATTCATCTTCAACTATTCCCGTTATTTAAAGCTTTATTTATCACTACAAACCCCATTCCCATTAAACAAGCACTCAAACTTCAAGGTTGGGAGGTTGGTTCAACTCGTCCGCCACTATGTGATGCTGACTCGGAAATAAGCCAAAAACTGGAGGCGGTGCTTCAGAAACTGAATTTAATTTAG
- a CDS encoding ribonuclease J: MAKNEADSALKIIPLGGLHEIGKNTCIFEYEDEIVLLDAGLAFPTEAMHGVNIVLPDTTYLRENRDKIKGMIVTHGHEDHIGGIAFHLKQFEIPVIHGPRLAMAMLEGKLEEAGVRDRTELRSVMPRDVVRIGKHFFVEYIRNTHSIADSFTVAVHTPLGVVIHTGDFKFDHTPVDGEKFDLQRLAEHGEKGVLCLLSDSTNSEVPGFTPSERSVYPNLDRVFSQATGRLFVTTFASSVHRINMILQLAQKHNRVVTVVGRSMLNLIAHARNLGYVKCEDNLLQPLHMVRNLPDENVLILTTGSQGETMAAMTRIANKEHPHIKIREGDTVVFSANPIPGNTIAVVNTIDKLMLQGAKVVYGRDKGIHVSGHGCQEDQKLMIALTRPKFFVPVHGEHRMLVKHSETAQSMGIPAENMVIIQNGDVIELTENSIRVGTQVKSGIELVDTSSSGMVSAKVLQERQRMAEEGIVTIAAAIDWTGKLMAKPEIHLRGVVTSVERSLIQKWVQQRIEEILGVRWSEFAALGSEQADVDWGGLQGTLERELARSIRRELQCQPTVTLLMQIPDEPEATMKVTDGRRRRTRTAAQVAS, translated from the coding sequence ATGGCTAAAAACGAAGCTGACTCCGCCCTAAAAATTATTCCTTTGGGCGGTTTACATGAAATTGGCAAAAATACCTGTATTTTTGAATACGAAGATGAAATTGTTTTATTAGATGCAGGTTTAGCTTTCCCCACGGAAGCAATGCACGGTGTAAATATTGTCCTGCCTGATACGACATATCTCAGAGAAAACCGTGACAAAATCAAAGGGATGATCGTCACCCACGGTCATGAAGACCATATTGGTGGCATTGCTTTTCACTTGAAGCAGTTTGAAATCCCGGTGATTCATGGGCCAAGACTGGCAATGGCTATGCTAGAGGGCAAACTAGAAGAAGCAGGTGTACGCGATCGCACAGAGTTGCGTTCAGTGATGCCCCGTGATGTCGTGCGAATTGGTAAACATTTCTTTGTTGAGTACATCCGCAACACCCATTCCATCGCGGATAGTTTCACAGTTGCTGTTCATACTCCCCTGGGTGTCGTAATTCACACAGGGGATTTTAAATTTGACCATACCCCAGTTGATGGCGAAAAATTCGACTTGCAACGCTTGGCAGAACATGGCGAAAAAGGCGTGCTGTGCTTGTTGAGTGATTCCACCAACTCAGAAGTACCGGGCTTTACACCTTCGGAACGTTCTGTTTATCCCAACTTGGATCGGGTATTCAGTCAAGCCACTGGGCGATTGTTTGTTACCACCTTCGCCTCTTCGGTGCATCGCATCAACATGATTTTGCAACTGGCGCAGAAACATAACCGCGTAGTCACGGTGGTGGGGCGTTCAATGTTGAATTTGATAGCCCATGCCCGTAACTTGGGTTATGTCAAATGTGAAGATAACTTACTGCAACCACTACACATGGTTCGCAATCTGCCAGATGAAAACGTGTTGATTCTCACCACCGGTTCTCAAGGTGAGACAATGGCAGCCATGACCCGCATTGCCAATAAAGAACATCCCCACATCAAAATCCGCGAAGGGGATACTGTAGTCTTCTCGGCTAACCCCATTCCCGGCAATACGATCGCAGTTGTCAACACCATTGATAAGTTGATGTTGCAAGGTGCGAAGGTTGTCTATGGCAGAGATAAGGGAATTCACGTTTCTGGTCACGGCTGTCAAGAAGACCAAAAACTGATGATTGCCTTAACTCGTCCCAAGTTCTTTGTCCCGGTTCACGGCGAACATCGGATGTTAGTGAAACACTCCGAAACTGCCCAAAGTATGGGTATCCCCGCCGAAAACATGGTGATTATCCAGAATGGAGATGTTATAGAACTAACGGAAAATTCCATCCGTGTTGGAACTCAAGTGAAATCTGGGATTGAACTGGTAGATACTTCTAGTTCTGGTATGGTGAGTGCCAAGGTGCTGCAAGAACGGCAACGGATGGCAGAAGAAGGAATTGTGACAATTGCCGCAGCGATTGATTGGACTGGTAAACTGATGGCCAAGCCAGAAATTCATCTGCGGGGTGTTGTTACCAGTGTAGAGCGATCGCTGATCCAAAAATGGGTACAGCAACGCATTGAAGAAATCCTCGGCGTGCGCTGGTCAGAATTTGCGGCTTTGGGCAGCGAGCAAGCAGATGTAGACTGGGGTGGATTGCAAGGAACGTTAGAAAGAGAATTAGCACGTTCAATTCGGCGAGAATTGCAATGTCAACCAACTGTGACTTTGTTAATGCAAATTCCCGACGAACCAGAAGCAACAATGAAAGTTACCGATGGTAGAAGAAGACGGACGCGGACGGCTGCACAAGTGGCATCTTAA
- a CDS encoding peptidoglycan-binding protein, which yields MEAIGYLHVASAYEASENIEIVPIKLEFKFWQWPKLSSPVAMRLLSVALTIGILNLADQTFALQQVGSRGTAVTNIQQCLKNLGYFKGTVTGRFANLTQQAVSSFQKARGLAVDGIVGVRTQQALQQSCQSGTPSDSSNGQLRFGSRGTAVAQLQQNLRNLGYFNGPKTGYFGSQTQQALIRFQQASRIPANGVFDSRTAQALQSNLSVGGEYPTLAEGSQGPAVTKLQQRLRDLGYFKMNPTGNFRSITKNAVIAFQRKAGLPATGVANTQTWDALSNPPVSSKPNTSSQQVRDVQQLLRDLGYYYGDSTGTVGTLTRNAVVEFQRDNKLTADGIIDAQLVKAVRQVWTGRYSNQPTRVVLSMGAKGENVKAVQGRLSELGYFNRSLDGVFGEYTKAAVVEFQKEYRLNPTGKVDAQTWKALGFDNSVALNRPVSSRYYVAAVPMQNGDTLDKVRRFVPNAFPDVSMSGNYVNAGAFSDRSVAENLTKMLRSKGLNAKVQFL from the coding sequence ATGGAAGCCATTGGTTATCTTCATGTCGCCTCAGCCTACGAAGCCTCAGAAAACATAGAGATTGTACCGATAAAATTAGAATTTAAATTTTGGCAGTGGCCTAAACTGTCTAGCCCTGTGGCAATGCGGCTTTTATCTGTAGCACTGACTATCGGAATTTTAAACCTAGCTGACCAAACTTTCGCCCTTCAGCAAGTAGGTAGTCGTGGCACAGCAGTTACAAACATTCAGCAGTGCTTAAAAAATTTAGGTTATTTTAAAGGCACTGTAACTGGCAGATTTGCAAACTTAACTCAACAAGCAGTGAGTAGTTTTCAAAAAGCGCGAGGGCTGGCTGTTGATGGAATTGTGGGTGTGAGGACTCAGCAGGCTTTACAACAATCATGCCAAAGTGGGACTCCCAGTGACAGTAGTAATGGACAATTGCGCTTTGGTAGTAGAGGTACAGCCGTTGCTCAATTACAACAAAATCTCCGCAATTTAGGCTATTTTAACGGCCCCAAAACTGGCTATTTTGGCTCACAAACTCAACAAGCACTCATCCGGTTTCAACAAGCTTCCCGAATTCCGGCTAACGGAGTTTTTGATAGTAGAACAGCCCAAGCACTACAAAGTAATTTAAGTGTTGGCGGGGAATATCCGACTCTGGCGGAAGGTAGCCAAGGCCCAGCAGTCACCAAACTACAACAACGGTTGCGAGACTTGGGCTACTTTAAGATGAATCCCACCGGGAATTTTAGAAGCATCACGAAAAATGCTGTCATTGCCTTTCAACGCAAAGCAGGTTTACCCGCCACTGGGGTTGCAAATACCCAAACTTGGGATGCGCTGTCTAATCCTCCAGTTTCTAGCAAACCCAATACTTCCAGTCAGCAAGTAAGGGATGTACAACAATTACTAAGAGATTTAGGCTACTATTATGGCGATTCGACTGGGACTGTCGGCACGTTAACCAGAAATGCGGTTGTAGAGTTCCAACGCGATAATAAACTCACAGCCGATGGCATTATTGATGCCCAACTTGTAAAAGCGGTGCGCCAAGTCTGGACAGGGAGATATTCTAATCAACCAACTAGGGTAGTTCTCTCAATGGGTGCAAAAGGAGAGAATGTCAAAGCAGTCCAAGGGCGTTTGTCAGAATTAGGATATTTTAACCGCTCATTAGATGGGGTGTTTGGCGAATATACCAAAGCGGCTGTAGTGGAATTTCAAAAGGAATATCGCTTAAATCCTACAGGTAAAGTAGATGCACAAACTTGGAAAGCATTAGGTTTTGATAATTCTGTGGCGCTAAATCGTCCGGTGAGTAGTCGTTATTATGTAGCAGCAGTGCCAATGCAAAATGGCGATACCCTCGACAAAGTGCGTCGCTTTGTTCCCAATGCTTTTCCAGATGTGTCCATGTCAGGAAATTATGTGAATGCTGGGGCATTTAGCGATCGCTCTGTTGCCGAAAATCTCACAAAAATGTTACGCTCCAAAGGCTTAAACGCCAAAGTGCAATTTCTTTAA
- a CDS encoding SH3 domain-containing protein — MLSGLLKLILGFILAIAVLLGTGMTVALYFINQTAIPPNKPIFANDNPSLKNQATKEPKNDSVITPEPESTPTPTSTPTPTKSPEKLPPGAYQGRVTWSEGLSLRAEPNQSAEKVGGVTFNQKIIVLEENPDKTWVKIRTEGSDQEGWVKIGNIERTN; from the coding sequence ATGCTTTCTGGTCTACTTAAGTTAATACTAGGTTTTATCCTAGCGATCGCTGTTTTATTAGGTACGGGTATGACGGTGGCGCTGTATTTCATCAATCAAACCGCCATACCGCCCAATAAACCGATTTTTGCCAATGATAATCCTTCTTTGAAAAACCAAGCTACCAAAGAACCTAAAAACGATTCTGTCATCACACCTGAACCGGAATCTACTCCAACTCCAACCTCCACACCAACACCCACAAAATCTCCTGAAAAATTACCACCTGGCGCTTATCAAGGACGTGTTACTTGGTCTGAAGGTTTGAGTTTACGTGCCGAACCTAATCAGTCAGCCGAAAAAGTTGGGGGAGTGACTTTCAATCAAAAAATCATTGTTTTAGAAGAAAACCCTGATAAAACTTGGGTGAAGATTCGCACAGAAGGTAGTGACCAAGAAGGTTGGGTAAAAATTGGCAACATTGAACGTACCAACTAA
- a CDS encoding AAA family ATPase — translation MNFRDEFKLLLRARYPLIYIPTYEEERVEAAIREEAANQGNRPVYTWDFVDGYQGNPNDAGFGRRNPLQALEFLEKLPASAPAVIILRDYHRFLDDVAIARKLRNFARLLKSQPKNIVLLSPRIAIPDDLTEILTVVEFPLPAAPEIKTEIERLLQSTGNSLSGKLLDDLVRSCQGLSMERIRRVLARAIATHGELQPEDVDLVLQEKRQTIRQTQILDFYPATEQISDIGGLDNLKDWLLRRGGSFTERARQYGLPHPRGLLLVGIQGTGKSLTAKAIAHHWHLPLLRLDVGRLFGGLVGESELRTRQMIQVAEALAPCILWIDEIDKAFSGLGSKGDAGTTSRVFGTFITWLAEKTSPVFVVATANDIQALPPEMLRKGRFDEIFFVGLPSQEERKAIFNVHLSRLRPHNLKSYDIDRLAYETPDFSGAEIEQTLIEAMHIGFSQNRDFNTDDVLEAASQIIPLARTAVEQIQKLQEWAAAGRARLASKHSPLSDAFGKLR, via the coding sequence ATGAACTTCCGTGACGAGTTTAAATTGCTGCTACGCGCCCGTTATCCGTTAATTTACATTCCCACCTACGAAGAAGAACGGGTCGAAGCAGCCATTCGGGAAGAAGCCGCCAATCAAGGTAATCGCCCTGTTTATACTTGGGATTTTGTTGATGGCTATCAAGGAAACCCCAATGATGCCGGTTTTGGGCGACGCAATCCCCTACAAGCTTTGGAATTTTTAGAGAAATTACCAGCTTCAGCACCGGCAGTCATAATTTTACGAGACTACCATCGTTTTTTAGATGATGTGGCGATCGCCCGTAAACTCCGCAATTTTGCCCGACTTTTAAAATCGCAACCAAAAAATATTGTTTTATTGTCGCCGCGCATCGCCATTCCCGACGATTTAACCGAAATTTTAACGGTTGTGGAATTTCCTTTACCCGCCGCGCCGGAAATTAAAACCGAGATAGAACGCTTACTGCAATCTACGGGTAACTCGCTTTCTGGGAAGCTTTTAGATGATTTGGTGCGCTCTTGTCAAGGGCTATCTATGGAACGGATTCGGCGGGTTTTAGCCAGAGCGATCGCTACTCACGGCGAATTACAACCAGAAGATGTAGACTTGGTTTTACAAGAAAAGCGCCAAACCATCCGCCAAACCCAAATTCTTGATTTTTACCCCGCTACCGAGCAAATTTCTGATATTGGCGGATTGGATAACCTCAAAGATTGGCTATTACGGCGTGGTGGTTCATTTACCGAACGGGCGCGTCAGTATGGCTTACCCCATCCCCGTGGTTTACTATTGGTGGGGATTCAAGGAACAGGAAAATCTTTAACAGCCAAAGCGATCGCTCATCACTGGCACTTACCTTTGTTACGCTTAGACGTAGGGCGGTTATTTGGCGGTTTAGTCGGGGAATCAGAGTTACGCACACGCCAAATGATTCAGGTAGCCGAAGCCCTCGCCCCCTGTATTTTGTGGATTGATGAAATAGATAAAGCTTTTTCGGGGCTGGGGAGCAAAGGTGACGCAGGCACGACTAGCCGGGTATTTGGCACTTTTATCACCTGGTTAGCCGAGAAAACCTCACCTGTATTTGTCGTGGCTACTGCCAACGACATTCAAGCCTTACCACCAGAAATGTTGCGAAAAGGGCGATTTGATGAAATTTTCTTTGTTGGTTTACCGTCTCAAGAAGAAAGAAAAGCAATTTTTAACGTTCATTTATCCAGATTGCGCCCCCATAACTTGAAAAGCTATGACATTGATAGGTTAGCTTATGAAACACCTGATTTTTCTGGGGCGGAAATTGAGCAAACTCTGATTGAAGCTATGCACATTGGATTTAGCCAAAACCGTGATTTTAATACCGACGATGTTTTAGAAGCCGCCAGCCAAATCATCCCCTTGGCGCGAACGGCTGTAGAACAAATTCAAAAACTCCAAGAATGGGCGGCGGCTGGGAGAGCGCGTCTCGCCTCAAAACACAGCCCCCTCAGCGATGCCTTTGGCAAGCTACGTTAG
- a CDS encoding BrnT family toxin: protein MEFEFDDSKSQSNLAKHGINFLEAQELWADPDRVEIPARIEDEPRFLVIGKIAQKCWSAIITYRENRVRIISVRRSRQEEVAIYESNRI, encoded by the coding sequence GTGGAATTTGAATTTGACGACTCTAAAAGCCAATCAAACCTAGCAAAGCACGGAATTAACTTTCTAGAGGCACAAGAACTCTGGGCTGATCCTGATCGAGTTGAAATTCCGGCGCGGATAGAAGACGAACCAAGATTTCTGGTCATCGGTAAAATCGCTCAAAAGTGCTGGTCAGCCATCATTACCTATCGAGAGAACAGAGTACGGATTATTTCAGTCCGACGATCACGACAAGAAGAGGTAGCAATTTATGAAAGCAACAGAATTTGA
- the brnA gene encoding type II toxin-antitoxin system BrnA family antitoxin — MKATEFDAKFDQDEDITEFLDLSQAKRPGHEQKRVNVDFPTWMIEALDYEAKRLGVTRQSIIKVWLAERLAQLSR, encoded by the coding sequence ATGAAAGCAACAGAATTTGATGCCAAATTTGATCAGGATGAAGACATCACCGAATTTTTAGACCTTTCCCAAGCCAAGCGTCCTGGTCATGAACAGAAAAGAGTCAACGTTGATTTTCCAACCTGGATGATTGAAGCATTAGATTATGAAGCGAAACGATTGGGTGTTACTCGTCAATCAATTATTAAGGTATGGCTTGCAGAAAGACTTGCACAGCTATCTCGCTAA
- the def gene encoding peptide deformylase, whose translation MPSEIAVEKKKLKNPPLKLHYLGDRALRQPAKRITKIDDELRQLVREMLQTMYSSDGIGLAAPQVGINKQLIVIDCEPDNPANPPLVLINPVIKQVSKDICVAQEGCLSIPNIYMDVKRPEVVEIAYKDEYGRPKTLKAGDLLGRCIQHEMDHLNGVVFVDRVENSLTLAQELSKNGFSYQAVKPVA comes from the coding sequence ATGCCCTCTGAAATTGCTGTTGAGAAAAAAAAGTTAAAAAATCCGCCACTGAAGCTGCACTATCTGGGCGATCGCGCGTTGCGTCAACCAGCTAAACGTATTACCAAAATTGATGACGAACTGCGCCAACTGGTACGCGAAATGTTGCAAACTATGTACAGCAGTGATGGCATTGGTTTGGCTGCACCCCAGGTAGGCATTAATAAACAACTGATCGTAATTGACTGCGAACCAGATAACCCCGCAAATCCGCCACTGGTATTAATTAATCCCGTAATTAAACAAGTCAGCAAAGACATCTGCGTTGCTCAAGAAGGCTGTTTGAGTATTCCGAATATTTATATGGACGTAAAGCGTCCTGAAGTGGTGGAAATTGCTTACAAAGATGAATATGGCCGTCCCAAGACATTAAAAGCTGGGGACTTACTAGGACGCTGCATTCAACACGAGATGGATCACCTCAACGGTGTGGTATTTGTCGACCGTGTAGAAAATTCCTTGACTTTGGCACAGGAGTTATCTAAAAATGGCTTCTCGTATCAAGCCGTGAAACCAGTAGCATAG
- a CDS encoding dienelactone hydrolase family protein, with the protein MSELAISTSWVKLSPNNLQISAYLAQPQEPGTYPGIVVLQEIFGVNSHIRDVTERIAKLGYVAIAPALFDRFAPGFETGYTPQDIEVGRKYAWEQATASQLLSDIQSAIDYLKTLPQVKQNAIGSIGFCFGGHVAYLAATLPDIKATASFYGARITNSTPGGGAATLTRTPEIPGTLYAFFGMEDPSIPREQTEEIEAELEKYKIPHRVFRYDGADHGFFCDRRASYNPTAAADAWIEVQQLFSQLN; encoded by the coding sequence ATGTCAGAACTAGCAATCAGCACTTCCTGGGTGAAGCTTTCACCAAATAATCTGCAAATTTCGGCTTACTTGGCGCAACCTCAAGAACCCGGTACTTACCCTGGAATTGTAGTTTTACAAGAAATTTTTGGTGTTAATAGTCATATTCGAGATGTGACCGAGCGAATTGCCAAGTTAGGGTATGTTGCGATCGCACCGGCATTGTTTGATCGGTTCGCTCCCGGTTTTGAAACGGGTTACACTCCACAAGATATTGAAGTTGGCAGAAAATACGCTTGGGAGCAAGCCACAGCATCACAATTACTCAGCGATATTCAATCAGCCATTGATTATCTCAAAACTTTGCCGCAAGTCAAACAAAACGCCATTGGTTCTATTGGTTTTTGTTTTGGCGGTCATGTAGCTTACCTAGCGGCGACTCTCCCGGATATTAAAGCTACGGCATCTTTTTACGGTGCGAGGATTACTAACAGCACACCGGGAGGTGGCGCTGCTACTTTGACGCGGACTCCAGAAATTCCCGGCACACTCTACGCCTTTTTTGGGATGGAAGATCCCAGCATTCCCAGAGAACAAACCGAAGAAATTGAAGCAGAGTTAGAAAAATACAAAATTCCTCATCGTGTCTTCCGCTACGATGGAGCTGACCACGGATTTTTTTGCGATCGTCGTGCCAGTTATAATCCAACAGCTGCTGCTGATGCTTGGATTGAGGTACAACAATTGTTTAGTCAATTGAACTGA